The genomic interval ATTGTTTTTAGAAAATCACAAAGAATACTTCAACAAATAACTAAAAACACCTCATTATTATCTTATTTAAAGCACTGAAAGCGTCTAAAAACACAAACACAGTCTGTTTTTGATTAAGAAATTGTAAAATTTAAGTCATTTTTAACAGATACACTCAAAATAGAGGGGGTTAAAATATAAAATTAACAAAAATTAAACACTAGACTATATTTTTTTAGGGGGTATAAAATCATTTTATACTTTTATCAAAAATTTTAAAACTAAATAACTATGCGAAAAATTATTTTAAGTGTGATTCTTATCACGATTTTAGTACTAACCTTTATTTCAAACTTTATCATTGCAGATAACCCAATTCCAGCAGAAGCTGTAAAGTTTGATACGGGAGATACTGCCTGGATGATCGTTGCAACTGCATTTGTATTGTTAATGACACCTGGATTAGGTTTCTTCTACGGAGGTATGGTAGGTAAGAAGAACGTAATTAGTACTATGCTACAAAGTTTTATGGCAATGGTAATTGTTACAATTTTATGGGTTGTTGTTGCTTTCGGATTAGCTTTTGGACCAACTATTGGAGGTATTATTGGTAATCCATCTACTAATTTATTCTTTGAAGGTGTTGGAACAAACACAGCTTGGAGCCTTGCACCAACGATTCCTTTTATGTTATTCGCATTATTTCAGGCAAAATTCGCTATCATTACTCCTGCGTTAATCACTGGAGCATTTGCAGAACGTATCCGTTTCTGGGCGTATTTGTTATTTATGGTTTTATTCATCATTTTAATATACACTCCGCTTGCTCACATGACTTGGCATCCTGATGGAGTTTTCTTCAAAATGGGAGTTCTTGACTTCGCTGGAGGAACTGTAGTACACATGAGTGCTGGATGGGCCGCATTGGCTGGAGCTATTTTCTTAGGAAAAAGAAAAGTTCAAAAAGCAAATCCTGCTAGAATTACTTATGTATTGTTAGGAACAGGTTTACTTTGGTTCGGATGGTTTGGTTTCAACGCTGGTTCTGCTTTAGGAGCAAACGGTCTTGCAACTCAAGCATTAGGAACAACTACTGTTGCTGCTGCAGCTGCTGCTATGGCATGGGTTTTCCTTGATAAAATCTTAGGACACAAATTATCTGCTCTTGGAGCTTGTATTGGAGCTGTTGTAGGTCTTGTTGCTATCACGCCTGCTGCTGGTTTCGTAAGTATTTCTCATGCAATCTTTATTGGTTTATTCTCTGCAATTGTTAGTAACATTGTTGTGAGCAAATTCCCTAAAGGAAAAATCGACGATGCTCTTGATGTATTTGCTTGTCACGGTGTTGGTGGTATGGTAGGTATGTTGTTAACTGGTGTTTTTGCTTCAAAAGCAATCAACCCAGCAGTTGGAGATAATCAAGGTTTAATCTTCGGAACTCCAACATTATTCATCAACCAATTAACTGCTTTAGTTGTTGTTTCAATCTTTGCTTTTGTTGCTTCTTATGTTTTATTCTTCATCGTTAATAAAATTACTCCTCTAAGAGTTACTGAAGAAAAAGAAGAATTAGGATTAGATATTTCTCAACACGGAGAATTCTTATAAGAAATTAATTTTCAACTTTCGTTACTGGATAAAAGAAGAAGCGCTCTAATTAATTTTAGGGCGCTTTTTTAATTAAATCAACTTCACCCAAAGTCATAGAAAATCACCTAACAAATTAATAAACAAAATAGTCACTAGTAAAACGATATTGAATCTTCTCTATACCACATAAAATAAAAAAGCGCTCTAAAATTAATTAGAGCGCTTTTGTTTGAATTAATTTCAACCCCCAAGAAAATATATTATATCTTTTAAAATAAAGTATTTAAAGCTAAAATTCTTAATTCTTAATTCTTAATTCTTAATTCTTAATTCTTAATTCTTTTATTTAAAATTAGAAATCCCCTCTTTCAACCATTTTAAATATTCATCAGCACTTACATAACTAATTGTTGGTTTAGAAGCGTTCAAATTATTTCCTTCTAAATCTGTAATTACATACAAAGGCTGCGTATTAGTTTTATATTTTGAAATCATAAAATCTGTCCATTTATCACCAGTTGTAATAATTTTATCTCCTGATGCCGTTGTAAATTGTTCTTCTTTTGGAAGTTCGCGTTTATCATCAACATAAAGCGAAATTAAAACAACATCATTTTTTAGAATTGGCAAAATTTCAGGCTCAGACCAAACATTGTTTTCCATTTTTCTACAATTTACACAAGCGTATCCTGTAAAATCAAGCATAATTGGCTTTTTAATTTCTTTTGCATAAGCCAAACCGTCTTCGTAATCGTGAAAAACCATAATTCCGTGAGGACCTAATTCTGCACCTTTCGGAAGTCCTTTTGCTGATTCTGCAGACACACCACCATTTCCAGATCCTCCTACTCCAAACGGACTTTCACTATATGTTGGAGGCGGCGGAAACGCGCTGATTAATTTTAAAGGCGCTCCCCAAAGTCCAGGAATTAAATACATTGTAAATACCAAAGTCAATAATCCTAAATATAATCTTCCAACAGAAATATGGTGCGTTGGACTATCATGCGGTAATGTAATTTTTCCGAATAAATACAAAGTCATTGCAGCAAAAATAGCGATCCAGATGGCGATAAACACTTCTCTTTCTAAAAAGTGCAACTGTAAAACTAAATCGGCATTTGATAAAAATTTAAATGCAAATGCTAATTCTAAAAATCCTAAAACAACTTTTACTGTATTTAACCAACCTCCAGATTTTGGCAATGAATTTAACCAGCCCGGAAACATTGCAAACAACATAAATGGAAGTGCCAATGCAGTAGAAAACCCTAACATTCCGATTGCTGGAGCGATTCCTCCATTTGTCGCAGCTTCAACCAAAATTGTACCTACGATTGGTCCTGTACAAGAAAAAGACACAATTGCTAAAGCCAATGCCATAAACAATATACCAATTATCCCGCCTTTATCGGCTTGTTCATCTGCTTTGTTTGCCCATGAATTTGGAAGCATAATTTCGAATGCTCCTAAAAATGAAGTAGCAAAAACTACTAAAATCACAAAGAAAATAAGATTAAACCAAACATCTGTAGACAAAGCATTTAAAGCATCTGCACCAAATATTTTAGTAACAATTAATCCTAAACCAACATAAATTACGATAATAGAAACACCGTAAATAATAGCATTTTTTATTCCAGCAGCTCTTGTTTTACTTTGCTTAGTAAAGAAACTTACTGTCATCGGAATCATTGGGAAAACGCAAGGTGTCAACAGCGCAGTAAATCCGAACAAGAAAGCTACAAAAAAGATAGACCATAAACTTCTTGATGATGCTGGCGCAGGAATTTCTTCTTTAGCTATTTCTGTAGTTTTCTCAACTTTTGGCTGAATTGCTTCTTCTTTTTTAACAGTATCAACCGCGATTCCTACTACTTTAGTTTCATCCGCTTTTGCTTCAGCAACAACTGGAATTTCCTCTATTTTAAAAGTGGAAGGAACTGCAATTGAGAACTTTTTGCTAGAATTGATGCAAACTTCTTTACAAACCTGAAAATCAAAATCTACATCGACCGTTTTTAAGTTTGGATTGATAATTTTAATCTCTTGCTCAATGTGCGCTTTTCCTTCAAAAAAAGTTTCATTAACTTCAAAAACATCGTTGTAAGCTGTTCTGGTTTTACCTTCTTTGGCTTTTCCAACTAATTCATAGTTTCCTTTTTGGTTTTTAAAAGTAATTTCTAAAGCTAAAGGTCCGCCTTCTGGAGTAAATTGCGAATACATATGCCAATCTTTTTCGATAACGGCATCAAATATTAAAACGGCATTACTTCCTTTTTTTTCAATTTTAGAAGTCCATTTTACTGGCTCTAAAATTTGTGCATTCCCTTTTGCAAAAGCAAAGAAAAACAAGAAAAGTAACAGAGATTTAGTCCAAATATTTCTTGACAAACTTGTCTGAGGATTTTGAGTAAAGTTCATTATTGTAATTCTATTTTATATATTTTATTTGTGGCTTTTTCTATTTTAAAACGTTCATCTTGTCTAATTCCTGCAACCCAAACTATTTGATCGTCTGAACACAAAATCCATGTTTTTTCTTTTTCTATTAATGAAAGCTTCTCATCTTTAAAAAGCTTACTAACTTTTTTAGATTTTCCGTGCATTCCAAAAGGCTGAAAAACATCCCCTTCTTTCCATTTACGCAATAATAAAGGGAAACGGATTTTATCGGCGTCGACAAATATAACTCTATTTGAATCATAAGTTGTGTGACCTACGTTACAAAGACTTATTTTTAAGGGAAAATTAACGTCTGTATCGTTTTCATTAATCACGTATTCTTCCTTTTCTGACGTTTCAGAAAACGGACTTAAAATCAAAGTTTCTCTATTTTTCAACAATCTAAACTCTTCAGAAAATATCTGTTTTCCAGATTGCCCTTCTACTAAATCGTAAATATCATTCCAAGCCGAAAAACCAAATTCATTTAGCCATTGATATAAATACGATTTGTAATTCGGAAGTTTTTTTAATTGATTTAAATCGAAATGAATATCATCTCCAGCTTCTTTTGCCACTTGCTGATAAATCATAATCGAGGCATCCTCCACCATTTCTTTTGATTCCTGCAGAAAAGATTGTGTTTTTTGAAAAGCATCCAGAAAATTTGGATTGATTTCTTTTAAAACCGGAACTAAATTATGGCGAATTTTATTTCGCAAATATTTCGTTGAAGCATTACTGCTATCTTCTCGCCATTCTATTTTATTTTCTTCGGCATATTTCAAGATTTCTTCTCTTGAAAAAGGCAAAAGCGGTCTAATAATTTTATCATTTTGCTCTGGAATTCCCGTTAAACCTTCTAAACCAGTTCCGCGAGTTAAATTGATAATAAAAGTTTCCAAATTATCGTCGGCATGATGTGCTGTTAAGATATAATCGAAGTTTTCTTCTTCCAAAAGTTCGTAAAACCAACTGTAACGGAGTTCTCTTGCCGCAACTTGCGTCGATAATTTATAATCTTTAGCGAAAGCTTCAGTATCAAAATGAGTGGTAAATATTGGAATATTATTTTGAGCACAGAAATTCTGAATAAATTCTTGATCGCCAAAGCTTTCTACTCCACGAAGTTGAAAATTGCAATGCAAAACGGCAATTTCATAAGGCAGTTGTTCAAACAAATGAAGCAAAACCATACTATCCAATCCGCCACTTACTGCTAGAAAAAGTTTTTTTTCTGCTAAGAATGGAAATCTCGAAATGATATGGTTTTGAAATTTTGAAAACATCTGATAAAAGTAAAAAATTAAATTCGATCTATTTTTAAATGAAATGTTAAGTCATGGTTCTTTGCCACGAATTGCACGAATTAACACGAATTACTTTTGTTTTGCCACAGATTAAAAGGATTTACACAGATTTTTTTTAATCATTTTAATCCTTTAATCTGTGGCAAATATTTTTTTATTTAAAATTGAAGAAAGATAATTCGTGAAAATTCGTGCAATTCGTGGCGAAAAAAATTATTGCAAAACTTCGTGCATTGCTTTCGCCTTCAACAAACATTCTTCGTATTCTTTTTCAGGAATTGAAAGCGATGTTATGGCACTTCCAACCGAAAACGAAACATATTTATTTTCTTGATTGTACAAAATACTTCTGATTACGACATTAAAATCAAAATCTCCGTCGGGCGTAAAATAACCAATTGCACCGCTGTACAAACCTCTTTTTGTTTCCTCTAAATTTTCAATAATTTCCATTACAGAAATTTTTGGTGCGCCAGTCATGCTTCCCATCGGAAAGGTAGTTTTCAAAACATCAACAGGAGAATATTGGGCATCTAATCTTGACGTTACCGTAGAAATCATTTGATGAACTTGCAGAAAAGAATAAATTCCGCAAAGTTCTTCAACTTCAACAGAACCTTTTTGTGCTGTATGCGATAAATCATTTCGAACTAAATCGGTTATCATGATGTTTTCTGAGCGTTCTTTGGCATCAGAAACTAGAATATTTTTAGATTTTTCATCTTCAATAAGATCTGAAAAACGCTTAGAAGTTCCTTTTATTGGCTGAGAAATAATTTTATCTCCAACTTTTGTTAAATAACGTTCTGGCGAAGCAGAAAGCAAATATTGTTTATGATTTTTAAAGAAAACAGTAAATGGTGCTTGCGAAATCTCATTCAATTTCTGAAATTTCTCTAACGGATTAATAGTTGCATCTTCAGCATAAAATTCCATACAGAAATTAGCTTCGTACATATCGCCAACATGAATATGTTGGAGCATTTTATTTACTTTTTCAACATATAATTCTTTAGAAATACGTTGTTCTATTTTTAACGATCCAGAACTTTCGACTTTTGACTTTCGACTTTCGACTATTTCTTCAAAATCTTCTTCAACCTCATCGTCGCACATTATTAAATATTGAATTTCAAGATCATTTCCTTTCAGAATAAAAATTTTTTTAGGTTGAAAGAAAAACAAATCTGGAAAATTTAAACCGTCAA from Flavobacterium sp. YJ01 carries:
- a CDS encoding ammonium transporter produces the protein MRKIILSVILITILVLTFISNFIIADNPIPAEAVKFDTGDTAWMIVATAFVLLMTPGLGFFYGGMVGKKNVISTMLQSFMAMVIVTILWVVVAFGLAFGPTIGGIIGNPSTNLFFEGVGTNTAWSLAPTIPFMLFALFQAKFAIITPALITGAFAERIRFWAYLLFMVLFIILIYTPLAHMTWHPDGVFFKMGVLDFAGGTVVHMSAGWAALAGAIFLGKRKVQKANPARITYVLLGTGLLWFGWFGFNAGSALGANGLATQALGTTTVAAAAAAMAWVFLDKILGHKLSALGACIGAVVGLVAITPAAGFVSISHAIFIGLFSAIVSNIVVSKFPKGKIDDALDVFACHGVGGMVGMLLTGVFASKAINPAVGDNQGLIFGTPTLFINQLTALVVVSIFAFVASYVLFFIVNKITPLRVTEEKEELGLDISQHGEFL
- a CDS encoding thioredoxin family protein, which gives rise to MNFTQNPQTSLSRNIWTKSLLLFLFFFAFAKGNAQILEPVKWTSKIEKKGSNAVLIFDAVIEKDWHMYSQFTPEGGPLALEITFKNQKGNYELVGKAKEGKTRTAYNDVFEVNETFFEGKAHIEQEIKIINPNLKTVDVDFDFQVCKEVCINSSKKFSIAVPSTFKIEEIPVVAEAKADETKVVGIAVDTVKKEEAIQPKVEKTTEIAKEEIPAPASSRSLWSIFFVAFLFGFTALLTPCVFPMIPMTVSFFTKQSKTRAAGIKNAIIYGVSIIVIYVGLGLIVTKIFGADALNALSTDVWFNLIFFVILVVFATSFLGAFEIMLPNSWANKADEQADKGGIIGILFMALALAIVSFSCTGPIVGTILVEAATNGGIAPAIGMLGFSTALALPFMLFAMFPGWLNSLPKSGGWLNTVKVVLGFLELAFAFKFLSNADLVLQLHFLEREVFIAIWIAIFAAMTLYLFGKITLPHDSPTHHISVGRLYLGLLTLVFTMYLIPGLWGAPLKLISAFPPPPTYSESPFGVGGSGNGGVSAESAKGLPKGAELGPHGIMVFHDYEDGLAYAKEIKKPIMLDFTGYACVNCRKMENNVWSEPEILPILKNDVVLISLYVDDKRELPKEEQFTTASGDKIITTGDKWTDFMISKYKTNTQPLYVITDLEGNNLNASKPTISYVSADEYLKWLKEGISNFK
- the tilS gene encoding tRNA lysidine(34) synthetase TilS, yielding MFSKFQNHIISRFPFLAEKKLFLAVSGGLDSMVLLHLFEQLPYEIAVLHCNFQLRGVESFGDQEFIQNFCAQNNIPIFTTHFDTEAFAKDYKLSTQVAARELRYSWFYELLEEENFDYILTAHHADDNLETFIINLTRGTGLEGLTGIPEQNDKIIRPLLPFSREEILKYAEENKIEWREDSSNASTKYLRNKIRHNLVPVLKEINPNFLDAFQKTQSFLQESKEMVEDASIMIYQQVAKEAGDDIHFDLNQLKKLPNYKSYLYQWLNEFGFSAWNDIYDLVEGQSGKQIFSEEFRLLKNRETLILSPFSETSEKEEYVINENDTDVNFPLKISLCNVGHTTYDSNRVIFVDADKIRFPLLLRKWKEGDVFQPFGMHGKSKKVSKLFKDEKLSLIEKEKTWILCSDDQIVWVAGIRQDERFKIEKATNKIYKIELQ
- a CDS encoding anthranilate synthase component I family protein; amino-acid sequence: MRVSIHKNIANPKLFREQLLSWAQQFREVIFLDSNSYPQQYSNFDCVLAADAFTSLKTDYFNAFEDLKQYQQNTKDWLFGYLSYDLKNDIENLHSNNFDGLNFPDLFFFQPKKIFILKGNDLEIQYLIMCDDEVEEDFEEIVESRKSKVESSGSLKIEQRISKELYVEKVNKMLQHIHVGDMYEANFCMEFYAEDATINPLEKFQKLNEISQAPFTVFFKNHKQYLLSASPERYLTKVGDKIISQPIKGTSKRFSDLIEDEKSKNILVSDAKERSENIMITDLVRNDLSHTAQKGSVEVEELCGIYSFLQVHQMISTVTSRLDAQYSPVDVLKTTFPMGSMTGAPKISVMEIIENLEETKRGLYSGAIGYFTPDGDFDFNVVIRSILYNQENKYVSFSVGSAITSLSIPEKEYEECLLKAKAMHEVLQ